A genomic window from Elaeis guineensis isolate ETL-2024a chromosome 3, EG11, whole genome shotgun sequence includes:
- the LOC105040876 gene encoding uncharacterized protein: protein MVYGPWIRAARVPVDPAAPGSGSSPSMSSSVAPTDNSWITPKKVASKPSSKPNKEILTPYVGGSRFSSLSLEEDSTFSAVMPMEVLHSEGDAFTHGVASTSKEKRKQSPTQSAPPTRASSSNKDAQTACGGCSSVCLPRPTIYICSSMKIIMWNCQGAAKPSFLTAERAAGSFIIRNHEGAMLAIGGNLLPAVAVPFAELIEVWLGVKYLFTHLYSQCVWIQGDSSIVITWLKNLQRNRMSLSPWMQDIKI from the exons ATGGTCTACGGACCTTGGATCCGGGCAGCTCGGGTTCCTGTTGATCCTGCTGCTCCTGGTAGTGGTTCCAGTCCTTCCATGTCTTCCTCTGTTGCTCCTACAGATAACTCCTGGATCACTCCTAAGAAAGTTGCTTCTAAACCTTCTTCCAAGCCAAATAaggagatcttgactccttatgTAGGGGGCTCAAGATTCTCttctttatctttggaagaggacTCTACCTTCTCTGCTGTAATGCCTATGGAGGTCCTTCACTCTGAGGGTGATGCTTTTACTCATGGGGTTGCTTCTACCTCTAAGGAGAAACGCAAGCAGTCCCCGACTCAGTCAGCACCTCCTACAAGAGCTTCATCCTCAAACAAAG ATGCTCAAACTGCATGTGGAGGCTGCTCGTCGGTGTGCTTACCCAGGCCAACTATCTACATCTGCTCTTCAATGAAGATCATTATGTGGAATTGTCAGGGCGCAGCTAAGCCCTCGTTTC TCACTGCAGAGCGAGCCGCTGGAAGCTTTATAATTCGGAACCATGAGGGTGCTATGTTGGCGATAGGAGGAAATCTTCTACCTGCTGTTGCTGTGCCTTTTGCTGAACTTATCGAAGTTTGGTTGGGAGTTAAATACCTCTTTACCCATCTCTATTCTCAGTGTGTTTGGATTCAGGGAGACTCCTCGATTGTTATCACATGGCTGAAAAATCTCCAGCGTAATAGGATGAGTCTCTCACCTTGGATGCAGGATATTAAAATTTGA